A portion of the Canis lupus baileyi chromosome 6, mCanLup2.hap1, whole genome shotgun sequence genome contains these proteins:
- the MAP1LC3C gene encoding microtubule-associated protein 1 light chain 3 gamma — translation MQTPQKTQSLRPFKQRKSLATRQEEVAGIRAKFPNKIPVIVERYPREKFLPLLDKTKFLVPQELTMIQFLSIIRSRLVLGATEAFYLLVNNRSLVSMSMTMAEVYRDYKDEDGFVYMTYASQEMFGCLGSEQILPSSPVHVKNQCSNLRRDGPSPVCVVDNPVSEAAPQ, via the exons ATGCAGACACcacagaaaacccaaagcctcAGACCCTTCAAGCAGAGGAAGAGTTTAG CAACCAGACAAGAGGAAGTTGCCGGAATCCGAGCAAAGTTCCCAAACAAGATCCCG GTGATAGTGGAGCGCTACCCCAGGGAGAAGTTCCTGCCCCTACTGGACAAGACCAAGTTCCTGGTCCCACAGGAGCTAACCATGATCCAGTTCCTCAGCATCATCCG GAGCCGCCTGGTCCTTGGGGCCACTGAAGCCTTTTATTTGCTGGTGAACAATCGGAGCCTGGTCAGCATGAGTATGACCATGGCAGAAGTCTACAGGGACTACAAAGATGAGGACGGCTTTGTGTACATGACCTACGCCTCCCAGGAGATGTTTGGCTGCTTAGGGTCGGAGCAAATCCTGCCGTCCTCTCCAGTGCATGTCAAGAACCAGTGCTCTAACCTGCGGAGGGATGGACCATCTCCTGTGTGTGTGGTGGACAATCCAGTGAGTGAGGCTGCCCCACAGTGA